The Engystomops pustulosus chromosome 3, aEngPut4.maternal, whole genome shotgun sequence region gcgcctctggtgttcgtgaacccagtcagtctgggggagtaaagactgggaatcaggggactccatgtcccaggtcatatcagcagggagatggccgtgtctcccgaacatcagataatacggggtgtaccctgtggagcaatgagtggtattgttgtacaggtacactaattcgggcaatagttttggccagtcagccctttttgcaggggtcagagtcctcagcatattgattagagtctgattcatcttttcacaaagcccgttgccttggggatgataagctgtggtcctcagcttcttgcagccatatagagtgcacagctcctggaagacttgggactcaaatgctgttccttggtctgtaaggatctggtccggacagccataggggaggatgaagctcttccacagggccgctgcggtggtccttgcagacaggtctctgacaggtactgcaaccacaaatttggtatagtggtcgatgatagtaagagcataactgtgaccggatctgctgggctccaacttcacgtggtccaatgccaggatctccaagggccgttggctcacaatgggacgtagaggggccctttgattgtgtcgctctcctcgagcgatggcgcaggctgggcattctcgacaccaggcttcaatgtcggacttcatgttgacccagtagaatcgccttcggagggtggcttcagtcttctgaacgccaaagtgtccggactggtcatggtacatttccagtactattttggcatccctcctgggaatcacaatctggtacagccggtcataagtgatagggtccagagttcttctctttagcagaccctggtgcatgctcagagtctttctctggcgccacaattgagacagttctccatcagctcttctgcgccggattctttcaggcactcgcccgctagagagatagtccattacttctcctatggcacggctatcagcctgaagactcatccagaggtccttttccgcagggggctctgactcttcttgaggagtagctggcgctgcctctgtcggtagggaataaactctctgggcatcttgacgcacaaaccgggcatagaatgctggcatctcgacatcttcccactgagcatctgtggagggtccctcccactggtcagggagacgggacaaagcgtcggcgttgtcattggtcttaccagccaggtacttgatggtaaagttgaaattggcaagtctggaggcccaccgttgttccagtgctccaagacgtgcggtgttcagatgcgcaaaaggattattgtctgtgaagacagtgaaagatgatgcagctaggtagtccttgaacttttcggtcacagcccagactaacgccagaaactccaacttgatggaactgtagttctggtcgttttgctccggttctcggagggaacggctggcgtaggctatgaccctttcagttccgttttggagctgggataataccgcccctagaccttgcttgctggcatcagtgtatagggtgaaaggcagactatagtctggatatcccaacaccgggggctcagtcaaccgttgcttgagcatctggaaggcagcttctcgttcggccatccactcaatggctactcgggaacgttggctctcttttggcaggccccttagaagctcttgcagaggAGCCGCCAGCtgagcaaacttcgggatgaaacgcctgtagtaactggcaaatcccaggaagcttttgat contains the following coding sequences:
- the LOC140120776 gene encoding uncharacterized protein, translating into MERCLGHRNFETVLLYLDYIIIYSKTYEDHLHHLAEVFQILTQHGLKVKPSKCHLLQPSVKYLGHVVSAHGIEPDPENIAAVYDWPTPSTVRDIKSFLGFASYYRRFIPKFAQLAAPLQELLRGLPKESQRSRVAIEWMAEREAAFQMLKQRLTEPPVLGYPDYSLPFTLYTDASKQGLGAVLSQLQNGTERVIAYASRSLREPEQNDQNYSSIKLEFLADVTAIYGGCHNISSKSMAIA